In Paenibacillus sp. BIC5C1, a genomic segment contains:
- the fliR gene encoding flagellar biosynthetic protein FliR — METLLQSFPVALLMFCRIASFFVTAPVFSARNVPNSLKIGLSAFVTFTVYMVYGIDQVVPTDLSYILLVIREILIGLLLGFVAYLLMTAVQTAGTFIDLQIGFGMANVYDPMTGASAPLTGNFKYAFAVLLFLTMNGHHYLLDAIVYSYRWIPLSNVFFLRLADGSIAEFLVRALGQSFMLAFQMSAPIVVALFLTDVGLGFLAKTAPQFNVFAVGMPLKVLVGLAILLLLVPSFAFVFSQLFEVMFRSMENLLGTIGQRPG; from the coding sequence ATGGAGACATTGTTGCAAAGTTTTCCTGTCGCTCTGCTTATGTTTTGTCGAATAGCATCATTTTTTGTAACTGCGCCGGTCTTCTCGGCTCGGAATGTGCCGAATTCTCTTAAAATTGGTTTGTCGGCATTTGTAACCTTTACTGTGTATATGGTATACGGCATAGATCAGGTTGTTCCTACAGATCTGAGTTATATCCTGTTGGTTATCCGAGAGATACTGATTGGCTTGCTCTTAGGCTTTGTTGCATACCTGTTAATGACGGCTGTACAGACAGCAGGAACCTTTATCGATCTTCAGATCGGTTTTGGTATGGCCAACGTATACGATCCAATGACAGGGGCATCTGCTCCGCTTACAGGTAACTTCAAATATGCTTTTGCGGTATTGCTCTTTCTGACAATGAACGGACATCATTATCTGCTTGATGCCATTGTTTACAGTTATCGCTGGATTCCGTTATCGAATGTATTCTTTCTACGATTGGCAGATGGAAGTATTGCTGAATTTTTGGTGCGTGCATTAGGTCAATCATTTATGTTGGCTTTTCAGATGTCTGCGCCGATTGTAGTTGCTCTGTTTTTGACAGATGTAGGATTGGGATTCTTGGCGAAGACGGCTCCTCAATTCAACGTATTTGCTGTCGGAATGCCACTTAAGGTACTCGTAGGACTTGCTATTTTGCTTTTGCTGGTTCCCAGTTTTGCCTTTGTGTTTAGTCAATTGTTCGAAGTAATGTTCAGATCCATGGAAAACTTGCTTGGGACCATTGGACAGAGGCCGGGCTGA
- a CDS encoding chemotaxis protein CheW — MEEELKVIVFKLGSEEYGIEVDKVQTIERMMPITRVPKTFSFVKGVINLRGVVIPVIDLRGRFSLRETEYTDQTRIVIVGVDDMQVGFIVDSANDVIDIKRDAIDSPPEVVGGVKARYLRGVAKLEDARLLIMLNLNEVLNKSEVVQLESIEG; from the coding sequence ATGGAAGAAGAGTTGAAAGTCATTGTCTTTAAATTAGGATCCGAAGAGTATGGTATTGAGGTAGACAAGGTTCAGACGATAGAGCGCATGATGCCTATTACCCGTGTTCCGAAAACTTTCTCTTTTGTAAAAGGAGTTATTAACTTACGCGGTGTCGTTATTCCCGTCATTGATCTACGTGGTCGCTTTTCTTTGCGAGAAACAGAATATACTGATCAAACACGTATTGTCATTGTAGGTGTAGACGACATGCAAGTTGGCTTTATCGTTGACTCTGCCAATGATGTTATTGACATCAAGCGTGATGCTATTGATAGTCCGCCTGAAGTGGTTGGTGGAGTTAAAGCAAGATACCTGCGTGGTGTAGCCAAGTTGGAGGATGCTCGATTGTTGATTATGCTTAATCTTAACGAAGTATTAAATAAAAGCGAGGTTGTACAGCTGGAAAGTATTGAGGGCTAA
- a CDS encoding chemotaxis response regulator protein-glutamate methylesterase, with amino-acid sequence MAVYQVLVVDDSAFMRKIVSDLIEADSEFKVTATASNGKEAIQKAKDLKPDVITMDVEMPEMNGLDALKSIMKQSFVPVIMLSGINEQGMKETIMALEAGAFDFIRKPSIVHDQDIAQVGKALVERMRAAMDEIKRKADREASMKKQDEAQSKLLQQSQRVQVDPSLPDRKGLLKKTIEPAQPGTRLGSGQTESLRAKPKHPTIPLTKQNTGRLDKKLEPLRDSNRASNASNDKLAKPNKPTQSPKENRLSNVSRLAEQETAAASAEPSKDSAKVIPSHKGAGPEGSFNKLVAIGCSTGGPRALKTLLEQLPGDLPAPVIIVQHMPPNFTRSLAQRLNTFSELHVVEAKEGMVLRKGTAYIAPGGFHVKVNKTADGRFTVKLTEEEPVNGHRPSVDTMFESLLPYTSLQRHLVLLTGMGSDGARMMKKLYEAGVTSTFAENEETCVVYGMPRSAVELKCVRHLLPLQEIAPKLVQAVK; translated from the coding sequence ATGGCGGTGTATCAAGTATTGGTTGTCGATGATTCCGCTTTTATGCGTAAAATTGTTTCAGACTTAATTGAAGCAGATTCGGAGTTTAAGGTTACGGCAACAGCATCAAATGGTAAGGAAGCTATTCAAAAAGCAAAAGATTTGAAGCCCGATGTTATCACAATGGACGTTGAGATGCCTGAAATGAATGGGTTGGATGCATTAAAATCGATCATGAAGCAATCTTTCGTCCCGGTGATTATGCTTTCGGGTATCAATGAACAAGGCATGAAAGAGACCATCATGGCGCTCGAAGCCGGTGCGTTTGACTTCATTCGTAAGCCATCCATTGTGCATGATCAGGATATTGCCCAAGTAGGTAAAGCACTGGTTGAGCGGATGCGAGCAGCTATGGATGAAATCAAGCGAAAAGCCGATCGTGAAGCATCCATGAAGAAACAGGATGAAGCACAGAGCAAACTGCTGCAACAGTCACAGCGAGTTCAAGTTGATCCTTCTTTACCAGATCGTAAAGGTCTTTTGAAGAAAACGATAGAACCTGCCCAGCCAGGAACACGACTTGGCAGTGGACAAACTGAATCCTTACGAGCAAAACCGAAGCATCCCACTATTCCACTGACGAAGCAGAATACAGGACGCCTGGACAAAAAGCTGGAGCCTTTGCGAGATTCAAATCGAGCTTCGAATGCCAGCAATGACAAATTAGCAAAGCCAAATAAGCCAACGCAATCTCCCAAGGAAAACCGTTTGTCCAATGTATCTCGATTGGCAGAACAGGAAACTGCTGCAGCTTCAGCTGAACCATCCAAAGATAGTGCGAAGGTAATTCCTTCTCATAAGGGAGCAGGACCGGAAGGATCATTTAACAAACTTGTGGCTATTGGTTGTTCAACTGGTGGACCGAGAGCCCTCAAGACTTTGCTGGAGCAACTGCCAGGTGATTTACCTGCTCCAGTTATTATTGTACAGCATATGCCCCCTAACTTTACTCGATCCCTTGCCCAGCGATTGAATACGTTCAGTGAACTGCATGTGGTTGAAGCTAAGGAAGGCATGGTTCTACGAAAAGGGACGGCCTATATTGCTCCTGGCGGCTTTCATGTCAAAGTCAACAAAACTGCTGATGGAAGGTTCACCGTAAAGCTGACAGAGGAAGAACCAGTCAATGGACACCGTCCTTCAGTAGATACGATGTTTGAGTCGCTGCTGCCGTACACGTCATTGCAACGACATTTGGTTTTGCTGACAGGGATGGGCAGTGATGGTGCTCGTATGATGAAAAAATTGTATGAGGCGGGTGTCACATCAACCTTTGCAGAGAATGAAGAAACTTGTGTTGTTTATGGTATGCCGCGTTCTGCTGTAGAGCTGAAATGCGTGCGTCATCTTCTACCATTGCAGGAGATTGCGCCTAAACTTGTTCAAGCTGTGAAATAA
- the fliQ gene encoding flagellar biosynthesis protein FliQ, whose protein sequence is MTSEFIIGLAGKAVYTSLLASAPMLILALVVGLIISVFQATTQIQEQTLAFVPKIIAVLLAVLLFGPWILNILVDFTYNILDNLYRYIG, encoded by the coding sequence ATGACTTCGGAGTTTATTATCGGTCTGGCCGGGAAAGCAGTTTATACTTCACTGCTGGCTAGCGCACCTATGCTTATTCTAGCTCTGGTTGTAGGACTCATTATCAGTGTGTTTCAGGCAACCACTCAAATTCAGGAGCAAACCCTTGCCTTTGTGCCTAAAATCATTGCTGTACTTCTGGCAGTACTTTTGTTTGGTCCTTGGATATTGAATATACTGGTCGATTTCACGTATAACATTCTCGACAATTTATACAGATACATAGGGTAG
- the flhA gene encoding flagellar biosynthesis protein FlhA encodes MKTKDIAVLAGIIGIVLMMILPIPTWLLDMLLVINISIALMILLVAMNSKEALQFSIFPALLLITTLFRLALNISTTKLILGEGDAGSVVATFGSWIAGGQIAIGFIVFLILVVVQFIVITKGSERVAEVAARFTLDAMPGKQMSIDADLNAGLINEQQARERRSKIEREADFYGAMDGASKFVKGDAIASIIILLINLIGGFIIGMTVHGLDFAESLSTYSVLTIGDGLVSQIPALLISTAAGLIVTRASSEGNLADDITGQLFTYPTLLYIVAFVIAMLGFFTPIHVITTLPLAGLLAFAGWRMQNNLNQKQEAEEQMEEEQQIEEVRSPESVINLLQVDPIEFEFGYGLIPLADNQQGGDLLDRIIMIRRQCALELGLVVPVIRIRDNIQLRPNEYVIKIKGNVVGGGELLLNHYLAMSPGYEEESVTGIETTEPAFGLPALWIDEVTKDRAELAGYTVVDPPSVVATHLTELIKKHAHELLGRQETKALVDNLRENYAALVDELIPSVLSIGDVQKVLAKLLREKVSIRDMVTIFETLADYGTYTKDPDVLTEYVRQSLSRQITQQFSQKGETLRVITVGPGLEKKIAESVQQSDQGSYLALDPASTQSVYQKLTEQVNRLIQSGQQPVVLTSPTIRMYLRQVIERTMQDIPVLSYSELEPNVEIQSVGVVNL; translated from the coding sequence TTGAAAACAAAAGATATAGCTGTCCTTGCGGGTATCATCGGCATCGTGTTGATGATGATTCTCCCGATCCCAACCTGGTTGTTGGACATGTTGCTTGTCATCAATATCTCAATTGCACTGATGATACTGCTTGTTGCAATGAACAGCAAAGAGGCACTGCAATTTTCTATCTTTCCTGCATTGTTGCTAATCACGACGTTGTTTCGATTAGCACTCAATATATCGACAACGAAACTGATTCTGGGAGAAGGAGACGCAGGTTCGGTAGTTGCTACCTTTGGTAGCTGGATAGCTGGTGGACAGATTGCAATTGGATTCATTGTGTTTCTGATTCTCGTCGTTGTTCAATTTATCGTTATTACGAAGGGATCGGAGCGTGTAGCTGAAGTCGCAGCACGATTTACCCTCGATGCGATGCCTGGTAAACAGATGAGTATCGACGCAGATTTGAATGCTGGTCTGATCAACGAGCAGCAAGCACGTGAACGTCGTTCCAAAATTGAACGCGAAGCTGACTTCTATGGGGCCATGGATGGAGCGAGTAAATTTGTAAAAGGAGACGCTATAGCGAGTATCATTATTCTCCTGATTAATCTCATTGGTGGATTTATCATCGGAATGACGGTTCATGGTCTCGATTTTGCAGAATCGCTGTCTACCTATTCTGTGTTAACAATCGGGGATGGACTGGTAAGCCAGATTCCTGCACTCCTGATATCTACAGCAGCAGGTCTTATCGTAACAAGAGCATCATCGGAAGGGAATTTGGCCGATGACATTACGGGACAATTGTTTACATACCCGACGCTCCTTTATATTGTAGCTTTTGTAATAGCAATGCTCGGTTTTTTCACACCAATTCATGTTATTACAACGTTGCCGCTTGCAGGTTTGCTGGCTTTTGCCGGATGGAGGATGCAGAATAATCTGAATCAGAAGCAAGAGGCAGAGGAGCAAATGGAAGAGGAGCAGCAGATTGAAGAAGTTAGAAGTCCGGAGAGTGTAATCAACCTTCTTCAGGTTGACCCAATTGAGTTTGAATTTGGTTACGGTTTGATTCCTCTGGCTGACAATCAGCAGGGTGGAGACTTATTGGATCGGATTATTATGATTCGTAGGCAATGTGCTCTTGAACTGGGGTTAGTTGTTCCGGTTATTAGGATTCGGGATAATATCCAATTAAGACCGAATGAATATGTCATCAAAATTAAGGGTAATGTTGTTGGCGGCGGAGAACTGTTGTTGAATCATTATCTGGCCATGAGTCCGGGTTATGAAGAAGAATCTGTTACAGGAATCGAAACGACAGAACCAGCTTTTGGTCTTCCAGCGTTATGGATTGATGAAGTAACCAAAGACAGAGCTGAACTTGCAGGATATACGGTTGTAGATCCTCCTTCAGTTGTAGCTACACATCTGACTGAATTGATTAAGAAACATGCGCATGAGTTACTTGGCAGACAAGAAACGAAAGCACTCGTGGATAATCTCAGAGAGAATTATGCTGCGCTGGTGGATGAACTTATCCCATCCGTACTGTCCATCGGAGATGTACAGAAAGTGCTCGCCAAGTTGTTGCGTGAGAAAGTTTCCATTCGTGATATGGTTACAATTTTCGAGACACTGGCGGACTACGGAACGTACACCAAAGACCCGGATGTACTTACAGAATATGTTAGACAATCTCTTTCTCGTCAGATTACCCAGCAATTCTCCCAAAAAGGAGAGACGCTTAGAGTTATCACGGTTGGACCTGGTCTGGAGAAGAAGATTGCCGAGAGTGTGCAGCAATCCGATCAAGGCAGTTATCTTGCATTGGATCCGGCTTCAACACAAAGTGTATATCAAAAGTTGACTGAACAAGTCAATCGATTGATCCAGTCAGGCCAGCAGCCAGTTGTATTAACTTCTCCAACCATTCGTATGTATCTGCGCCAGGTGATTGAACGTACGATGCAGGATATACCAGTGCTTTCCTATAGTGAGTTGGAGCCGAATGTTGAAATCCAAAGTGTCGGGGTGGTGAACTTATGA
- the flhB gene encoding flagellar biosynthesis protein FlhB produces the protein MKYQLDLQMFAGEKTEKATPKKRQDTRKKGQVVKSMELSGASILLFTFLIMMMFSNFYKERIVRLFTDIFINRLNMEITGENVVALMMRYGIEVMLLLAPALLGAVLVALIVNYMQVGFLLVGEGLKPKLEKLDPIKGFKNIFSLRSLVEFAKSILKMSIIGFLVYSTITSYQSDIASLSHFSLDAILHFAASITLSLGIKIAVALLVLAVFDYMYQKYDYEKNIRMSKQDIKDEYKKMEGDPLIKGKIRERQRRMAVQRMMQEVPKADVIITNPTHFAVALKYEGSEMEAPQIIAKGQDYVALRIKEIAKEHGVITMENKPLARALFQRAEIGDAIPADLFQAVAEVLAYVYKLKGRTK, from the coding sequence ATGAAATATCAACTCGACCTCCAGATGTTTGCGGGGGAAAAAACAGAGAAGGCTACCCCGAAAAAAAGACAGGATACGCGAAAAAAAGGACAGGTTGTCAAAAGTATGGAGCTGTCCGGCGCATCCATTCTCTTATTCACGTTTTTGATTATGATGATGTTCAGTAACTTTTATAAAGAACGAATAGTTCGCCTGTTTACGGACATCTTCATAAATCGACTGAATATGGAGATCACTGGGGAGAATGTTGTCGCTCTGATGATGAGATATGGTATCGAGGTAATGCTGTTGCTTGCTCCTGCTTTGCTAGGTGCGGTGCTTGTTGCGTTAATCGTTAATTACATGCAGGTTGGTTTTCTTCTTGTAGGGGAAGGTTTGAAGCCAAAACTTGAGAAGTTGGATCCGATAAAAGGGTTCAAAAATATTTTTTCTCTACGTTCTTTGGTGGAATTCGCTAAATCGATTCTGAAAATGTCAATTATCGGTTTTCTTGTTTACAGTACAATCACAAGTTACCAATCAGACATTGCTTCACTGTCACATTTTTCACTGGATGCGATTCTTCATTTTGCTGCTTCGATTACCTTAAGCTTAGGAATTAAAATTGCCGTAGCGCTTCTGGTACTTGCAGTATTCGATTACATGTATCAGAAGTACGATTATGAGAAGAACATACGTATGTCCAAGCAAGATATCAAGGACGAATACAAAAAAATGGAAGGTGACCCACTGATCAAGGGGAAAATCAGGGAGCGTCAGCGTCGTATGGCTGTTCAGCGCATGATGCAGGAAGTTCCCAAAGCGGATGTAATTATCACCAACCCGACTCACTTTGCCGTTGCGCTTAAGTATGAAGGCTCGGAGATGGAAGCGCCGCAGATAATAGCCAAAGGTCAGGATTACGTCGCCTTGCGTATTAAGGAAATTGCCAAGGAGCACGGTGTCATTACTATGGAAAACAAGCCGCTGGCACGGGCATTGTTCCAGAGAGCCGAGATTGGTGACGCCATACCGGCTGATTTGTTTCAAGCGGTAGCCGAAGTGCTGGCTTATGTATATAAATTAAAGGGCAGAACGAAATAA
- a CDS encoding chemotaxis protein CheA: protein MDMNQYLSMFIDESNDHLQSLNENMLQLEGSPEDLGIVQVIFRSAHTLKGMAATMGFEDLASLTHKMENVLDLVRNEKLKMQDFIFDTLFKSLDALENMVQDITGGGEGKADVSSIVASLQAIESGEWTGGTAPVTEVNQSSSTVTPSAVELDEFQYSVLDQSIAEGHRVLYIEVLVSEQSQLKGVRAYMVFDMLERSGEIVKSFPTVQDIEQEKFERSFSLYYITTKEAQELEKGIMSISEIESAKVIQLDQETLQQMTNQAAATAEVEAAPVPAPVDAPPEPSSSSKEEPKKPVVTKTAAPKQAAAPSRTIRVDIERLDVLMNLFSELLIDRSRLEQLASETGNNDLSDTVAHLSRVSTDLQNIVLKLRMVPVDTVFNRFPRMIRDLAKTLDKKIDLVITGAETELDRTVIDEIGDPLVHLLRNAVDHGVESIAERVAAGKPELGTVNLRAFHSGNHVFIEIEDDGKGIYRDNLLRTAVKRGVVTEEQGAKMSDDEVNQLLFAPGFSTADKISDISGRGVGLDVVKSKITSLGGNVTIHSTPGKGTNFSVQLPLTLSIIAAMLVRLGSEKYAVPLSSIVETAIVQREQVRNIHGNKMITFRESLIPYLSLSEVFGVPDFNDADEQETEIVVIRKGERLAAVAVEEFIGQSEIVLKSMGTYLPAIEGISGATILGDGQVALILDPNAFIK from the coding sequence ATGGACATGAATCAATATTTATCTATGTTTATTGATGAGTCTAATGATCATCTGCAGTCCCTTAACGAAAATATGCTTCAACTCGAAGGCAGTCCGGAGGATCTGGGAATTGTTCAAGTCATATTCCGCTCTGCTCATACGTTGAAGGGTATGGCTGCTACAATGGGTTTTGAGGATTTGGCATCATTGACGCACAAAATGGAAAATGTGCTGGATCTGGTGCGTAACGAAAAGTTGAAAATGCAGGATTTCATTTTTGATACCCTGTTCAAGAGTTTGGATGCTTTGGAGAATATGGTTCAGGATATTACCGGTGGTGGAGAGGGGAAAGCAGATGTCTCCTCAATCGTAGCTTCTCTCCAAGCAATTGAGAGTGGTGAATGGACAGGAGGTACTGCTCCAGTAACCGAAGTAAATCAATCATCAAGTACAGTAACACCAAGTGCGGTTGAACTGGACGAATTCCAGTACTCTGTATTGGATCAGTCCATAGCTGAAGGTCACCGTGTGCTCTATATTGAAGTTCTTGTCAGCGAGCAGAGCCAGCTGAAGGGCGTACGTGCATATATGGTCTTCGATATGTTAGAACGCTCGGGTGAAATTGTTAAATCGTTCCCAACCGTTCAGGATATTGAGCAAGAGAAGTTTGAGCGCAGTTTTTCGTTGTATTACATAACGACCAAAGAGGCGCAGGAACTTGAAAAAGGCATTATGAGCATCTCTGAAATTGAGAGTGCCAAGGTCATTCAGCTGGATCAAGAGACTCTTCAGCAAATGACCAATCAGGCAGCGGCAACAGCTGAAGTGGAAGCTGCACCTGTTCCTGCTCCAGTAGATGCACCCCCGGAACCGAGTTCTTCATCGAAAGAAGAACCAAAGAAGCCGGTAGTTACCAAAACAGCTGCACCTAAACAAGCTGCTGCACCTTCACGTACCATCCGTGTGGATATAGAACGTCTGGATGTACTGATGAACTTGTTCAGTGAGTTATTGATTGACCGTTCACGCCTGGAGCAGTTGGCCAGTGAGACGGGTAATAATGACTTATCGGATACGGTAGCTCATCTGAGCAGAGTCAGTACAGATTTGCAAAATATTGTACTGAAATTGCGGATGGTTCCTGTAGACACGGTATTCAACCGTTTCCCGCGTATGATTCGTGACCTTGCCAAAACACTCGACAAAAAAATCGATCTGGTCATTACGGGTGCCGAAACGGAACTTGATCGGACGGTAATCGATGAGATCGGCGATCCGCTGGTGCATTTGCTGCGTAACGCAGTTGACCATGGTGTTGAATCGATCGCAGAGCGTGTAGCAGCAGGTAAACCCGAATTGGGAACAGTTAACCTTCGGGCCTTCCACAGCGGGAATCATGTATTTATTGAGATTGAAGATGATGGTAAAGGCATTTACCGGGATAATCTTTTGAGAACAGCAGTCAAGCGTGGAGTTGTTACCGAAGAACAAGGTGCCAAGATGAGCGATGATGAAGTGAACCAGCTGTTGTTTGCACCAGGCTTCAGTACCGCTGATAAAATTTCGGATATTTCCGGCCGTGGAGTAGGTTTGGATGTTGTAAAATCCAAAATCACTTCTCTTGGTGGTAATGTAACCATTCATTCGACACCGGGTAAAGGGACCAACTTCTCTGTTCAGTTACCATTGACCCTGTCCATTATCGCTGCGATGCTTGTTCGACTGGGATCCGAGAAATATGCCGTTCCTTTGTCTTCCATTGTGGAGACAGCCATTGTACAGCGTGAACAGGTTCGCAACATTCATGGTAATAAAATGATCACATTCCGTGAGTCTCTAATTCCGTACCTGTCGTTGAGCGAAGTTTTTGGAGTGCCTGATTTCAATGATGCGGACGAACAAGAAACTGAAATCGTGGTCATTCGCAAAGGAGAGCGTCTTGCAGCCGTAGCCGTTGAAGAATTTATTGGACAGAGTGAGATTGTTCTTAAATCGATGGGTACTTATCTTCCTGCCATTGAAGGGATCTCTGGTGCAACGATTCTGGGAGATGGACAAGTAGCTCTGATTCTTGACCCTAATGCATTTATTAAATAA
- a CDS encoding MinD/ParA family protein — MKDQAASLRSMVSMPNGVEGRDRDSRSSKIITVASGKGGVGKSNFTLNFALSLQAMGQKVLVFDADIGMANIDVLMGTSSPYNLYHLLYRQKSIQEIIQLGASGLPYIAGGSGMKELFSLSDRDLEFFAGQVEEIAQEMDYVIFDTGAGLSRENMKFIGAADECLIITTPEPTSITDAYALVKVMHGQENATPFRMIVNRVEDQQEAERVADKIAGVAKRFLQIDIPLLGYISEDAQVVKAVKRQVPYSLAYPNAKASRDILKLAHHYLAAPAGPGSETLTGIRGFMKKWLKRTT, encoded by the coding sequence ATGAAGGACCAGGCAGCCTCACTCAGAAGTATGGTCTCCATGCCTAACGGAGTGGAGGGAAGAGATCGTGATTCACGCTCCTCCAAAATCATAACCGTTGCCAGTGGAAAAGGAGGGGTTGGTAAATCCAACTTCACACTTAATTTTGCACTGAGCTTACAGGCAATGGGGCAAAAGGTATTGGTGTTTGATGCAGATATAGGGATGGCTAATATCGATGTCCTAATGGGGACTTCATCTCCCTATAATTTGTACCATCTATTATACCGACAGAAATCCATACAGGAAATCATACAGCTTGGTGCAAGCGGGTTGCCTTATATCGCCGGAGGTTCGGGGATGAAAGAATTGTTCTCATTGTCAGATCGAGATCTGGAGTTTTTTGCTGGACAAGTTGAAGAGATTGCACAGGAGATGGACTATGTCATTTTTGATACCGGGGCAGGACTTTCCAGAGAAAACATGAAATTTATCGGTGCAGCCGATGAATGCCTGATCATCACCACACCTGAACCGACTTCAATAACCGATGCTTACGCATTAGTTAAAGTGATGCATGGCCAGGAAAATGCCACACCCTTTCGGATGATCGTTAACCGGGTTGAAGACCAGCAAGAGGCGGAACGGGTGGCGGATAAAATAGCTGGAGTGGCAAAGAGATTTTTACAGATCGATATCCCGTTGCTTGGATATATTTCTGAAGATGCCCAGGTTGTAAAGGCTGTTAAAAGGCAAGTGCCGTACAGTTTAGCATATCCAAATGCAAAAGCTTCCAGGGATATATTGAAACTCGCACATCACTATTTGGCTGCACCTGCTGGTCCGGGATCCGAAACCTTGACAGGAATCAGAGGATTTATGAAAAAGTGGCTAAAGAGAACAACATGA
- the flhF gene encoding flagellar biosynthesis protein FlhF, whose product MRVKQYVVETMPEAMLQIRKDLGSDAVILSTKEIKVGGVLGMFRKKRIEVVAAVDKEEKKQATNQVQNQFPPVPRAFVPEAYRQTARSFVVASDESAASIAEKNVQEKTTDATAVSESSKLGSDMSNGRSSLSIEHKPRPQGADFSGLTSASGQQEQANNPQQGQLMSELQELKLMMTKLSKQGASADPLPEEFHALRERLMEQDIWPEVWESWFETVQTKLSEKTLNEVEAVQAVQLEISHFLEKRIDVGILPTTRIVYVAGPTGVGKTTTIAKLAAEQMFNKQRKVGFITSDTYRISAVEQLRTYASILNVPLEVVQSPGDTQRAISRLEGCDLIFMDTAGRNYRNELLVSELQSLLAPVENSETFLVLSMTSKSADMVQITEHFSKYGLDKVIFTKMDETGSCGPMFNLLHRFPLKLAYVANGQNVPDDLLKPDADSLTKQLLGELVR is encoded by the coding sequence ATGAGAGTAAAACAATACGTCGTTGAAACCATGCCCGAAGCTATGCTTCAAATTCGCAAAGACCTGGGAAGTGATGCCGTCATTCTGTCCACCAAGGAAATAAAGGTGGGAGGGGTGCTGGGGATGTTCCGTAAGAAAAGGATCGAAGTTGTAGCAGCTGTAGATAAGGAAGAAAAAAAACAGGCTACAAATCAAGTGCAAAATCAATTTCCACCCGTACCTCGCGCATTTGTACCTGAAGCATATCGACAAACGGCTCGTTCGTTTGTCGTTGCTTCTGACGAATCAGCCGCGAGTATTGCTGAAAAAAATGTGCAAGAGAAAACGACGGATGCCACAGCTGTGTCTGAATCGAGCAAACTCGGTTCAGACATGAGCAACGGCAGATCTTCTTTGAGTATCGAGCATAAACCGCGACCGCAAGGGGCGGATTTTTCGGGTTTAACATCCGCCAGTGGGCAGCAGGAGCAGGCGAACAATCCGCAGCAGGGCCAACTAATGTCTGAATTACAGGAGCTCAAACTGATGATGACCAAGTTGTCAAAGCAAGGAGCTTCGGCAGATCCGTTACCAGAGGAGTTTCATGCTCTTCGAGAAAGGTTGATGGAGCAAGACATTTGGCCAGAAGTATGGGAATCTTGGTTTGAGACTGTTCAGACGAAGCTCTCCGAAAAAACTTTAAATGAAGTAGAAGCAGTACAAGCGGTTCAATTGGAAATATCACATTTTTTGGAGAAGCGTATCGACGTGGGCATTTTGCCAACCACACGCATTGTATATGTAGCTGGGCCAACTGGTGTTGGTAAAACAACGACCATTGCCAAGCTGGCGGCTGAACAGATGTTCAACAAACAGCGAAAAGTAGGGTTCATTACTTCCGATACCTATCGTATCTCAGCGGTAGAACAACTTAGAACATACGCATCTATTTTAAATGTCCCGCTTGAGGTCGTACAATCCCCGGGTGATACACAACGCGCGATCTCCCGTCTTGAGGGATGTGATCTGATCTTCATGGATACAGCCGGAAGAAACTACAGAAATGAGCTGCTTGTTTCAGAACTGCAAAGCTTACTGGCGCCTGTGGAAAATAGTGAAACTTTTTTGGTGTTGAGCATGACTTCCAAAAGTGCTGATATGGTTCAAATAACGGAGCATTTCAGCAAATATGGGCTGGATAAGGTCATTTTTACGAAGATGGATGAGACCGGTAGCTGCGGACCGATGTTTAACCTGCTGCATCGTTTTCCACTTAAACTCGCTTATGTGGCGAACGGACAAAATGTGCCTGATGATCTACTCAAACCTGATGCGGATTCTCTGACCAAACAATTGTTAGGAGAGCTTGTACGATGA